A single region of the Aeromicrobium chenweiae genome encodes:
- the glgX gene encoding glycogen debranching protein GlgX — translation MATHPTSDVQVLAGRPFPLGAHPEAGGVRFAVASTVAERVEVCLVDDDLHERRIELTERTFGVWHGLVPGVTPGQKYGFRIHGPYEPKAGLRCNPHKLLVDPYARRISGTLTDLEAAYGYADDPDGPEPSTVDSLGSVPLSVVTSPGGPDTGVKPEVPFEETVVYELHVKGFTQQHPDVPEHLRGTYLGLAHPAVIDHLIRLGVTSVELLPVQAFSDEPSLIRAGRHNYWGYSPLGYFAPHAGYASEPGREVEEFRTMVAAMHAAGIEVIVDVVYNHTCEGGPDGPTLSFRGYEATAYYLHDEDGHMADITGCGNTLEAGSPTVVRLITDSLRYWTEELGVDGFRFDLASTLGRPHGGSFDMSSTVLTAIAQDPVLARCKLIAEPWDATGEGYKVGYFGSQWAEWNGIYRDAVRDFWRGESGVGDLAFRLSGSSDLYDHTLRRPWQSINFVDAHDGFTLRDLVSYDDKHNEANGEDNRDGTNDNRSWNHGVEGETDDPAIVALRQRQARNLFATLLLSTGTPMFVAGDERWRTQGGNNNAYCLDDPTSWVDWTPTDESEQMLAFARRVIHLRASSPALRQPEFFDGRTTPTGRPDLIWLRPDGHELEQADWQDADRRTLGMWIDGSNSQSRTREGELLTDHSWLLLMHAGAEPVDVTLPDSEFGETFERVLDTTSPDGSPADEEPLAAGTSLTLAGRSLLLLKAPRAI, via the coding sequence ATGGCAACGCACCCCACGTCCGACGTCCAGGTGCTCGCCGGCCGCCCCTTTCCCCTGGGTGCCCACCCGGAGGCGGGGGGCGTCCGGTTCGCGGTCGCGAGCACGGTCGCCGAGCGCGTCGAGGTCTGTCTCGTCGACGACGACCTGCACGAGCGACGCATCGAGCTGACCGAGCGGACCTTCGGCGTGTGGCACGGCCTGGTCCCCGGCGTCACGCCCGGACAGAAGTACGGCTTCCGCATCCACGGCCCGTACGAGCCCAAGGCCGGCCTGCGGTGCAACCCGCACAAGCTGCTCGTCGACCCGTACGCGCGGCGCATCAGCGGCACACTGACCGACCTCGAGGCCGCCTACGGCTACGCGGACGACCCGGACGGGCCCGAGCCCAGCACCGTCGACTCCCTGGGCAGCGTCCCTCTGAGCGTCGTCACCAGCCCCGGCGGCCCGGACACCGGCGTGAAGCCGGAGGTGCCGTTCGAGGAGACCGTCGTCTACGAGCTGCACGTCAAGGGGTTCACCCAGCAGCACCCTGACGTGCCCGAGCACCTGAGGGGCACGTACCTCGGGCTGGCCCACCCGGCGGTCATCGACCACCTGATCCGCCTCGGCGTCACGAGCGTCGAGCTGCTGCCGGTGCAGGCCTTCAGCGACGAGCCGTCGCTGATCCGGGCGGGCCGCCACAACTACTGGGGCTACTCGCCGCTGGGCTACTTCGCCCCGCACGCGGGGTACGCGAGCGAGCCGGGCCGCGAGGTCGAGGAGTTCCGCACGATGGTTGCGGCGATGCACGCCGCCGGCATCGAGGTCATCGTCGACGTCGTCTACAACCACACCTGCGAGGGAGGCCCGGACGGGCCGACACTCAGCTTCCGCGGGTACGAGGCGACCGCCTACTACCTGCACGACGAGGACGGCCACATGGCCGACATCACCGGGTGCGGCAACACCCTGGAGGCCGGCTCGCCGACGGTCGTGCGGCTGATCACCGACTCGCTGCGCTACTGGACCGAGGAGCTCGGTGTCGACGGCTTCCGGTTCGACCTCGCCAGCACGCTCGGTCGGCCCCACGGCGGATCGTTCGACATGAGCTCGACGGTGCTCACGGCGATCGCCCAGGACCCCGTGCTGGCCCGGTGCAAGCTCATCGCCGAGCCGTGGGACGCGACGGGGGAGGGCTACAAGGTCGGCTACTTCGGCAGCCAGTGGGCCGAGTGGAACGGCATCTACCGGGACGCGGTCCGCGACTTCTGGCGCGGCGAGTCCGGCGTCGGCGACCTCGCGTTCCGGCTCTCCGGGTCGTCCGACCTCTACGACCACACGCTGCGCCGCCCGTGGCAGTCGATCAACTTCGTCGACGCCCACGACGGCTTCACGCTGCGCGACCTCGTGTCGTACGACGACAAGCACAACGAGGCCAACGGCGAGGACAACCGCGACGGCACCAACGACAACCGCTCGTGGAACCACGGTGTCGAGGGCGAGACGGACGATCCCGCGATCGTGGCGCTGCGCCAGCGCCAGGCGCGCAACCTGTTCGCGACCCTGCTGCTGTCGACCGGCACGCCGATGTTCGTCGCCGGTGACGAGCGGTGGCGCACCCAGGGCGGCAACAACAATGCGTACTGCCTCGACGACCCGACGTCGTGGGTCGACTGGACGCCGACCGACGAGTCCGAGCAGATGCTCGCGTTCGCCCGGCGGGTCATCCACCTGCGGGCAAGCAGCCCGGCCCTGCGACAGCCGGAGTTCTTCGACGGGCGCACCACGCCCACCGGCCGGCCCGACCTGATCTGGTTGCGCCCGGACGGGCACGAGCTCGAGCAGGCCGACTGGCAGGACGCGGACCGTCGCACGCTCGGCATGTGGATCGACGGCTCCAACAGCCAGTCCCGCACCCGCGAGGGCGAGCTGCTGACCGATCACTCGTGGCTGCTGCTGATGCACGCCGGAGCCGAACCGGTCGACGTGACGCTGCCCGACAGCGAGTTCGGCGAGACGTTCGAGCGGGTGCTGGACACCACGTCGCCGGACGGTTCGCCCGCGGACGAGGAGCCGCTCGCGGCCGGCACCAGCCTGACGCTGGCCGGCCGGTCGCTGCTGCTGCTCAAGGCGCCCCGCGCGATCTGA
- a CDS encoding WXG100 family type VII secretion target → MGFGDDVVGALNQTIDGLRVVLARLENLDFWPPWDAAKTIVDAVGAAIDAATTPPEPDPVALDSAADAWNAIAIDVDRAAGDLTQSRQALTRQVWEGDAGDAARTHLRNLTDRVETVTTAAESVRRALITASDAMTDARDRHASAYSILTQHLTITWSDMAPWDLVSRLKQIVGDCVDAVRALVGSYEDAAEAMATARRQVTAAIDTIDLPTHLPDGVSPTSVVNGWEGDDTGPLRGSVLERAEKALEGMSPQQRAAAQQLLDDAGSDEAMAWILAAIASGLTGSDLDAYAAQLATMTPDQMAALDPTTADDGTYTQPDQTTCGSATLVMSKMLNDPAYAMYIATGRHPVTGQTSPLSPSELFDAESLAMHQQTNAFRDHAGNPQVPWIDEIGTSPWGVAHQMAGEGGSGIPGSDYGLDLTDPSRPGADYDHIVAATEDGQTVPLYVGDDKSPRHVVLVTSSSDDTLTIYEPSAGRTITVTRDEFERGDVDVAGWDKPWLAVTPS, encoded by the coding sequence ATGGGCTTCGGTGACGACGTCGTCGGCGCCCTGAACCAGACCATCGACGGCCTGCGGGTCGTCCTGGCCCGCCTGGAGAACCTCGACTTCTGGCCCCCGTGGGACGCCGCGAAGACGATCGTGGATGCCGTCGGCGCCGCGATCGACGCCGCGACCACACCGCCCGAGCCGGACCCCGTGGCGCTGGACTCCGCGGCCGACGCGTGGAACGCGATCGCGATCGACGTCGACCGGGCGGCCGGCGACCTCACGCAGTCGCGCCAGGCGCTGACGCGACAGGTGTGGGAGGGGGACGCCGGCGACGCCGCCCGCACGCACCTGCGCAACCTGACCGACCGGGTGGAGACCGTGACGACCGCCGCCGAGTCGGTCCGGCGGGCGCTCATCACCGCCTCGGACGCCATGACGGACGCCCGCGACCGCCACGCGTCGGCGTACTCGATCCTCACCCAGCACCTCACGATCACCTGGTCCGACATGGCGCCCTGGGACCTGGTGAGCAGGCTCAAGCAGATCGTCGGGGACTGCGTCGACGCGGTCCGGGCGCTGGTCGGCTCCTACGAGGACGCTGCGGAGGCCATGGCGACGGCGCGTCGTCAGGTCACCGCAGCGATCGACACGATCGACCTGCCGACCCATCTGCCCGACGGGGTCAGTCCCACCTCCGTCGTCAACGGCTGGGAGGGCGACGACACCGGTCCCCTGCGTGGATCGGTGCTCGAGCGCGCGGAGAAGGCGCTCGAGGGGATGTCGCCGCAGCAGCGTGCAGCGGCCCAGCAGCTGCTCGACGACGCCGGCAGTGACGAGGCCATGGCCTGGATCCTGGCCGCGATCGCCTCCGGGCTCACGGGCTCCGACCTCGACGCGTACGCCGCACAGCTCGCCACCATGACGCCCGACCAGATGGCCGCCCTCGACCCCACGACCGCGGACGACGGGACGTACACGCAGCCGGACCAGACAACGTGCGGCTCGGCGACCCTCGTGATGTCGAAGATGCTCAACGACCCCGCCTACGCGATGTACATCGCGACCGGGCGCCATCCCGTGACCGGGCAGACCTCGCCCCTGTCCCCCTCGGAGCTGTTCGACGCCGAGTCGCTCGCGATGCACCAGCAGACCAACGCGTTCCGGGACCACGCCGGGAACCCGCAGGTGCCGTGGATCGACGAGATCGGCACCTCACCGTGGGGCGTGGCCCACCAGATGGCCGGCGAGGGCGGATCGGGCATCCCCGGCTCCGACTACGGCCTCGACCTGACCGACCCGAGCCGGCCCGGCGCCGACTACGACCACATCGTGGCCGCGACGGAGGACGGGCAGACCGTCCCCCTCTACGTCGGCGACGACAAGTCCCCGCGCCACGTCGTCCTGGTGACGTCGAGCTCCGACGACACCCTGACGATCTACGAGCCGTCCGCCGGGCGGACCATCACCGTGACGCGGGACGAGTTCGAGCGCGGCGACGTCGACGTCGCCGGCTGGGACAAGCCCTGGCTCGCGGTGACGCCGTCGTGA
- the treZ gene encoding malto-oligosyltrehalose trehalohydrolase, whose protein sequence is MTLTVWAPQLERVRLRAGDTDHEMRREADTGWWSADVDAPHGTDYAFVLGDDETPLPDPRSAWQPHGVHGPTRAYDHSRFRWSDQAWQGRELERSVVYELHVGTFTPGRTFDSAIERLDHLVDLGIDLVEVLPVNSFDGPHGWGYDGVLWGAVQESYGGPDGFKRFVDACHARGLGVLLDVVYNHLGPSGAYLDRFGPYFAGQNDWGPGLNLDGPQSDEVRRYVIDNAMAWFEHFHVDGLRLDAVHALADTRALPILEELSAETARMSQALGRPLSLIAESDLNDPRMVTPRAEHGLGMDAQWSDDLHHALHVRVTGETDGYYADFAAPGALAKTLRGAFFHDGTWSSFRERTHGRPVDTTALPGTAFLAYLQNHDQIGNRATGDRISATISPGLQACAAAIVLLGPYTPMLFMGEEWAASTPWQFFASFPDPDLAEAVRTGRRREFGRHGWGESEVPDPMDPATVERSTLDWSEPVSDGHREVLETYRSLIALRREHPELSDPSLDGFRVEVADDDSWLVMHRGAWQVRVDFAAETYEVSGP, encoded by the coding sequence ATGACGCTCACGGTCTGGGCACCCCAGCTCGAGCGGGTCCGGCTGCGCGCCGGGGACACCGACCACGAGATGCGTCGCGAGGCGGACACCGGGTGGTGGTCCGCCGACGTCGACGCCCCGCACGGCACCGACTACGCGTTCGTCCTCGGCGACGACGAGACGCCCCTGCCCGATCCCCGCTCGGCCTGGCAGCCCCACGGCGTCCACGGGCCCACGCGGGCGTACGACCACTCCCGCTTCCGGTGGAGCGACCAGGCCTGGCAGGGCCGCGAGCTCGAGCGCTCGGTCGTCTACGAGCTGCACGTCGGCACCTTCACGCCCGGGCGGACGTTCGACAGCGCGATCGAGCGGCTGGACCACCTCGTCGACCTGGGCATCGACCTCGTCGAGGTGCTGCCGGTCAACTCGTTCGACGGCCCGCACGGCTGGGGCTACGACGGCGTCCTGTGGGGCGCGGTGCAGGAGTCGTACGGGGGACCGGACGGGTTCAAGCGGTTCGTCGACGCGTGCCACGCCCGCGGGCTCGGCGTGCTGCTGGACGTCGTCTACAACCACCTCGGTCCGTCGGGGGCGTACCTCGACCGCTTCGGCCCGTACTTCGCCGGCCAGAACGACTGGGGACCGGGACTCAACCTCGACGGCCCGCAGTCCGACGAGGTGCGCCGCTACGTGATCGACAACGCGATGGCGTGGTTCGAGCACTTCCACGTCGACGGGCTGCGCCTCGACGCGGTCCACGCGCTCGCCGACACGCGGGCGCTGCCGATCCTCGAGGAGCTCTCGGCCGAGACCGCGCGGATGTCGCAGGCGCTCGGACGCCCGCTCTCGCTGATCGCCGAGTCCGACCTCAACGACCCGCGCATGGTGACGCCGCGAGCCGAGCACGGGCTCGGCATGGACGCGCAGTGGTCCGACGACCTGCACCACGCGCTGCACGTGCGGGTGACCGGCGAGACCGACGGCTACTACGCCGACTTCGCGGCGCCGGGCGCGCTGGCCAAGACCCTGCGGGGAGCGTTCTTCCACGACGGCACCTGGTCGTCCTTCCGGGAACGGACCCACGGGCGTCCGGTGGACACCACGGCCCTGCCGGGGACGGCCTTCCTCGCGTACCTGCAGAATCACGACCAGATCGGCAACCGGGCGACCGGCGACCGCATCTCCGCGACGATCTCGCCGGGGCTGCAGGCCTGCGCCGCCGCGATCGTGCTGCTCGGCCCCTACACGCCGATGCTCTTCATGGGGGAGGAGTGGGCGGCCTCGACGCCGTGGCAGTTCTTCGCGTCCTTCCCCGATCCCGACCTGGCGGAGGCGGTCCGCACCGGGCGCCGCCGCGAGTTCGGCCGGCACGGCTGGGGCGAGTCCGAGGTGCCCGACCCCATGGACCCCGCGACGGTCGAGCGGTCGACGCTGGACTGGTCGGAGCCGGTGTCCGACGGCCATCGCGAGGTGCTGGAGACCTACCGCTCGCTGATCGCGCTGCGCCGCGAGCACCCCGAGCTGTCCGATCCGTCGCTGGACGGCTTCCGGGTCGAGGTCGCCGACGACGACTCATGGCTCGTGATGCACCGGGGGGCGTGGCAGGTGCGGGTCGACTTCGCCGCCGAGACCTACGAGGTCTCGGGCCCGTAG
- a CDS encoding alpha-1,4-glucan--maltose-1-phosphate maltosyltransferase, which translates to MTGRLGIDDVRPVVGDGKDPAKAVVGEHVPVTATVWREGHDAVAATVVWTGPDGAERTTRMVEVGTGLDHFAATIVPDAVGTWTYRVDAWGDPWATWTHAASVKVEAGQSADELANDLETGARLLDQKAKGRRGSSLLKDAAAALRSTRLDVADRVALALGEDVQRAMHDDPVRELVTQGDPHTIWVDRVRAAFGSWYELFPRSTGGVDKNGAPRHGTLRTTAKALDRVARMGFDVVYFPPIHPIGRVNRKGKDNTLTPTPDDVGSPWAIGAAEGGHDTIHPELGTFKDFDALLRRAKALGLEVALDLALQAAPDHPWAAEHPEFFTVLPDGTIAYAENPPKKYQDIYPLNFDNDPDGAYAEMLRVTMVWVERGVRIFRVDNPHTKPASFWAWLISTVKRSHPDVLFLAEAFTRPARLYGLGRAGFTQSYTYFTWRTNKQEICEFAEEIRDHWDESRPNLFVNTPDILPEHLQVGGPAMFAIRAALAATMSPTWGVYSGFELYEHEPQKPGSEEYLHSEKFELRPRDFDAALAEGRSLEPWITRLNEIRRAHPALQQMRTLHVHDVDNEALVAYSKTDPATGDTVVVVVTLDPHGPQQGTVHLDLPALGLEWDDRLVAHDEVTGETYDWGAANYVRLDPLRAVAHVISIQPRKA; encoded by the coding sequence ATGACTGGCCGACTCGGCATCGATGACGTCCGACCAGTTGTCGGGGACGGCAAGGATCCCGCGAAGGCGGTCGTCGGTGAGCACGTCCCGGTGACCGCCACCGTCTGGCGCGAGGGGCACGATGCCGTGGCTGCCACGGTCGTGTGGACCGGGCCGGACGGGGCCGAGCGGACGACGCGCATGGTCGAGGTCGGCACCGGCCTGGACCACTTCGCGGCGACGATCGTGCCCGACGCGGTCGGCACGTGGACGTACCGGGTCGACGCCTGGGGCGATCCCTGGGCCACGTGGACGCACGCGGCGTCGGTGAAGGTCGAGGCCGGCCAGTCCGCCGACGAGCTCGCCAATGACCTCGAGACCGGTGCGCGCCTGCTCGACCAGAAGGCCAAGGGCCGGCGGGGGAGCAGCCTGCTGAAGGACGCCGCCGCCGCGCTCCGATCGACTCGCCTCGACGTCGCCGACCGGGTGGCCCTCGCGCTCGGCGAGGACGTCCAGCGCGCGATGCACGACGACCCCGTCCGCGAGCTCGTGACGCAGGGCGATCCGCACACGATCTGGGTCGACCGGGTCCGTGCGGCGTTCGGCTCCTGGTACGAGCTGTTCCCGCGCTCGACCGGCGGTGTGGACAAGAACGGTGCGCCCCGCCACGGGACGCTCCGCACGACGGCCAAGGCGCTCGACCGGGTCGCCCGGATGGGCTTCGACGTCGTCTACTTCCCGCCGATCCACCCGATCGGCCGGGTCAACCGCAAGGGCAAGGACAACACCCTGACGCCGACCCCGGACGACGTCGGGTCGCCCTGGGCGATCGGCGCCGCGGAGGGCGGGCACGACACGATCCACCCCGAGCTCGGCACGTTCAAGGACTTCGACGCGCTGCTGCGCCGCGCCAAGGCGCTCGGCCTGGAGGTCGCGCTCGACCTCGCGCTGCAGGCCGCGCCGGACCACCCGTGGGCCGCCGAGCACCCCGAGTTCTTCACGGTGCTGCCCGACGGCACGATCGCGTACGCGGAGAACCCGCCCAAGAAGTACCAGGACATCTACCCGCTCAACTTCGACAACGACCCCGACGGGGCGTACGCCGAGATGCTGCGCGTGACGATGGTGTGGGTCGAGCGGGGCGTCCGCATCTTCCGGGTGGACAACCCGCACACCAAGCCGGCCAGCTTCTGGGCGTGGCTGATCTCGACGGTCAAGCGGTCGCACCCCGACGTGCTCTTCCTCGCCGAGGCGTTCACCCGGCCGGCCCGCCTCTACGGCCTGGGTCGGGCGGGCTTCACGCAGAGCTACACCTACTTCACCTGGCGCACGAACAAGCAGGAGATCTGCGAGTTCGCCGAGGAGATCCGCGACCACTGGGACGAGTCGCGGCCCAACCTGTTCGTGAACACGCCCGACATCCTGCCCGAGCACCTGCAGGTGGGCGGACCGGCGATGTTCGCGATCCGCGCAGCGCTCGCGGCCACGATGTCACCGACGTGGGGCGTCTACTCCGGCTTCGAGCTGTACGAGCACGAGCCGCAGAAGCCGGGCAGCGAGGAGTACCTGCACAGCGAGAAGTTCGAGCTGCGCCCCCGCGACTTCGACGCCGCACTGGCCGAGGGACGCTCGCTCGAGCCGTGGATCACCCGGCTCAACGAGATCCGTCGTGCCCACCCCGCACTGCAGCAGATGCGCACCCTGCACGTCCACGACGTCGACAACGAGGCGCTCGTGGCGTACTCCAAGACCGATCCGGCGACCGGCGACACCGTGGTCGTCGTCGTGACCCTGGACCCGCACGGCCCCCAGCAGGGGACGGTGCACCTCGACCTGCCCGCGCTCGGCCTCGAGTGGGACGACCGTCTGGTCGCCCACGACGAGGTCACCGGGGAGACCTACGACTGGGGTGCGGCCAACTACGTACGACTCGACCCCCTCCGTGCCGTCGCGCACGTCATCAGCATCCAACCGAGAAAGGCCTGA
- a CDS encoding alpha/beta hydrolase: MPASPRLIATSEPCHAEAVALVLHGGAGRRDKPMVSPTQLSVLRMVPIAKRLAHADGRLAVYRLLNSTRGWDTRHTPVDDVHWAIDQLREGFGSNLPIGLVGHSLGGRAAILAADRPEVRSVVALNPWVYPADGDIDLTGRRVLVVHGTDDRIASPERAAAAAGLLARTADVSFVRVAGGRHAMLRRHADFDRLAASFTAAALLPGRTPHGVVGRALQGEAQIDI, encoded by the coding sequence ATGCCCGCCAGCCCCCGGCTCATCGCGACCTCCGAGCCCTGCCACGCCGAGGCGGTCGCGCTCGTGCTGCACGGCGGGGCCGGCCGCCGGGACAAGCCCATGGTGAGCCCGACGCAGCTGTCGGTCCTGCGGATGGTCCCGATCGCGAAGCGCCTCGCGCACGCGGACGGGCGGCTCGCGGTGTACCGCCTGCTCAACTCGACCCGCGGCTGGGACACCCGGCACACCCCGGTCGACGACGTGCACTGGGCGATCGACCAGCTGCGGGAGGGCTTCGGCTCGAACCTGCCGATCGGGCTCGTGGGGCACTCGCTCGGCGGCCGGGCGGCGATCCTCGCGGCCGACCGCCCCGAGGTGCGCAGCGTCGTCGCGCTGAACCCGTGGGTGTACCCGGCCGACGGCGACATCGACCTCACCGGTCGGCGGGTCCTCGTCGTGCACGGGACGGACGACCGCATCGCGTCCCCGGAGCGTGCCGCAGCGGCTGCCGGTCTGCTGGCCCGCACGGCGGACGTCTCGTTCGTGCGCGTGGCCGGCGGCAGGCACGCGATGCTGCGCCGTCACGCCGACTTCGACCGGCTCGCGGCCAGCTTCACAGCGGCAGCGCTGCTGCCGGGTCGTACGCCTCACGGCGTGGTCGGACGGGCATTGCAGGGCGAGGCGCAGATCGACATCTGA
- the treY gene encoding malto-oligosyltrehalose synthase: MTSRSTPSSTYRLQMRPEFGFRDAEQVVSYLGALGIGAVYVSPVLDATPGSTHGYDVTDPSRARPELGGEEGRLALADAVRAEGMGLVVDIVPNHMSVEVPSANPWWWSVLRDGSASPYAHHFDIDWSRERILVPVLGSADDLAALTVEGDELVYYDHRFPVSGSTEGTPQEVHDRQHYELVDWRRGNAELSYRRFFDITTLAAVTVERPEVFDDVHREVLRWVGDGDVTGLRVDHPDGLADPTAYVRRLREAAPDAWIVIEKILHPGEALPGSWPVEGTTGYDALGDVSGVLLDPAGEAAFTQLAARLGVPTDYAAVEEEARRLVTDSILVAEVRRIAALLQDVEVEAARAAVAETMIAFGVYRSYLPEVADEWAAAIVRATARRPDLGEALAALDEQVRADPAGELATRIQQTSGMVVAKGTEDTTFYRFTRFAALNEVGGSPDRWGVGVDEFHRLAAVRDAGSPATMTTLTTHDTKRSEDTRARMAVLAEVADEFAELVTDWHDRCGIDEPSLDLLAWQTLVGASPISDERLSDYLLKAAKEAKLRTTWTEPDEEFEQTVVSWPARVRAELGEEVDAFVKRITPAGWSNSLSAKLLQLAGPGVPDVYQGTELWDFSLVDPDNRREVDYDLRRELLDRFGEGLVPEIDRSGAAKMLVVHRVLTLRRDRPELFRGYTPLRADGPAAEHAVAFARSDDLVAVATRLPIGLERRGGWGTTSVPLPEGRWTDVITGAQVEGGDTALADVLDRYPVALLVKEGVSS; encoded by the coding sequence ATGACCTCGCGATCGACCCCGTCGTCGACCTACCGGCTGCAGATGCGCCCGGAGTTCGGCTTCCGGGACGCCGAGCAGGTCGTGAGCTATCTCGGTGCCCTCGGGATCGGTGCCGTGTACGTCTCGCCGGTGCTCGACGCCACGCCCGGGTCGACCCACGGCTACGACGTCACGGACCCGTCGCGGGCACGGCCCGAGCTCGGCGGCGAGGAGGGCCGGCTGGCACTGGCCGACGCCGTCCGCGCCGAGGGCATGGGGCTGGTCGTCGACATCGTGCCCAACCACATGTCGGTCGAGGTGCCGTCCGCGAACCCGTGGTGGTGGTCGGTGCTGCGTGACGGCAGCGCGTCGCCGTACGCGCACCACTTCGACATCGACTGGTCCCGCGAGCGGATCCTCGTCCCGGTCCTCGGCTCCGCGGACGATCTCGCGGCCCTGACCGTCGAAGGCGACGAGCTGGTCTACTACGACCACCGGTTCCCGGTCAGCGGCTCGACCGAGGGCACGCCCCAGGAGGTCCACGACCGCCAGCACTACGAGCTGGTCGACTGGCGCCGGGGCAACGCCGAGCTCAGCTATCGGCGTTTCTTCGACATCACCACCCTGGCCGCGGTGACCGTCGAGCGTCCCGAGGTGTTCGACGACGTCCACCGCGAGGTGCTGCGCTGGGTCGGCGACGGGGACGTCACGGGCCTGCGGGTGGACCACCCGGACGGGCTCGCCGACCCGACCGCGTACGTCCGCCGCCTGCGCGAGGCCGCGCCGGACGCATGGATCGTGATCGAGAAGATCCTGCACCCGGGCGAGGCGCTGCCCGGCTCGTGGCCCGTGGAGGGGACGACCGGGTACGACGCGCTCGGCGACGTCTCGGGCGTGCTGCTCGACCCGGCCGGCGAGGCCGCGTTCACACAGCTCGCCGCCCGGCTGGGCGTGCCCACCGACTACGCCGCGGTCGAGGAGGAGGCCCGGCGCCTGGTCACCGACTCGATCCTCGTCGCGGAGGTGCGCCGCATCGCGGCCCTCCTGCAGGACGTCGAGGTCGAGGCGGCCCGTGCGGCCGTCGCCGAGACGATGATCGCGTTCGGCGTCTACCGGTCGTACCTGCCCGAGGTCGCCGACGAGTGGGCCGCGGCGATCGTCCGGGCCACCGCCCGGCGTCCCGACCTCGGCGAGGCGCTGGCCGCGCTCGACGAGCAGGTGCGTGCCGATCCGGCAGGTGAGCTCGCGACCCGCATCCAGCAGACGTCCGGCATGGTCGTCGCCAAGGGCACCGAGGACACCACGTTCTACCGCTTCACCCGGTTCGCGGCGCTCAACGAGGTCGGCGGCTCGCCCGACCGCTGGGGCGTCGGCGTGGACGAGTTCCACCGGCTCGCGGCCGTTCGCGACGCCGGGTCGCCGGCGACGATGACGACGCTCACCACCCACGACACGAAGCGTTCCGAGGACACCCGGGCGCGCATGGCCGTGCTGGCCGAGGTGGCCGACGAGTTCGCCGAGCTGGTCACCGACTGGCACGACCGCTGCGGCATCGACGAGCCGTCGCTCGACCTGCTCGCCTGGCAGACCCTCGTCGGGGCGTCGCCGATCAGCGACGAGCGATTGTCGGACTACCTGCTCAAGGCCGCCAAGGAGGCCAAGCTCCGCACGACCTGGACCGAGCCGGACGAGGAGTTCGAGCAGACGGTCGTGTCCTGGCCGGCGCGGGTGCGAGCCGAGCTGGGCGAGGAGGTGGACGCCTTCGTGAAGCGGATCACCCCGGCCGGGTGGTCCAACTCGCTGTCCGCGAAGCTGCTCCAGCTGGCCGGACCGGGCGTCCCGGACGTCTACCAGGGCACCGAGCTGTGGGACTTCTCGTTGGTGGACCCCGACAACCGTCGCGAGGTCGACTACGACCTGCGCCGCGAGCTGCTCGACCGGTTCGGTGAAGGGCTCGTGCCCGAGATCGACCGGTCCGGCGCGGCCAAGATGCTCGTCGTCCACCGCGTCCTGACGCTGCGTCGCGACCGGCCCGAGCTGTTCCGGGGCTACACCCCGCTGCGGGCCGACGGTCCGGCAGCCGAGCACGCGGTCGCGTTCGCACGCAGCGACGACCTGGTCGCCGTCGCGACCCGGCTGCCCATCGGCCTGGAGCGCCGCGGGGGATGGGGCACCACCTCGGTGCCGCTGCCCGAGGGGCGCTGGACCGACGTCATCACCGGCGCGCAGGTGGAGGGCGGCGACACGGCACTCGCGGACGTCCTGGACCGCTACCCGGTGGCGCTGCTGGTGAAGGAGGGGGTCTCGTCATGA